From a region of the Hymenobacter jejuensis genome:
- a CDS encoding AsmA-like C-terminal region-containing protein produces the protein MLGGAAVGIWLGQDQIIRLFVEQVNRYLRTPVRVGKIELSLFDQFPRVSVTLRDVVVTGSLPQDTIPLARVRALYCAFDAWDIVAGRYRIRSVTVADGTVQVRLNTQAVPNYDVIRYDTTSTSEQPFALDLEKIRVKNVAVVYADASRQQRYTVQAQDLRAALAVTDTRIDIQAEGATHVQAIELGNDAYFRDKELKINTKLAIDRPGQRVAIEPSDLQVGQATYRVKGKVGYAAETDLDLRLDGKNTDVQSIISLLPPRMARHLSAYCSQGDVYFGGTVRGLLSSRHNPRLDFRFGCRDASFYHPEFKQTVEHVFLTGSFDNGAQNNVRTAVLALQNVRGKLQGRDFSGSLRYANFQDPTVNLDLRADLDVARALRFYPLASVRSASGDAQLAIQLTGNLREFRAHPATASVQSAGEVVLRNVSLRLRDLNQPFTGLTGNFTLRRNDIAVSGFSGHLGRSDFQANGLLRNALAWMLLQRQQLLIEAKIASNLLDFDQLLRGQSATVAGRAGSGGEYEFHVQPDLALNINAAVRHVRFRRFRGRALHGTIQLRNQVISSPSLSIAAAGGQASVRGTIDARQPNLIKVSTTASCTQLPLDSLFYVFEDFGQNFITAKHLRGALTATVESDVYLDRRLNPLTDRLEAEVRATVRNGELNNFEPLQKLSMVASKAQLRHLRFAELTNNFYIQSRTVYLPDMDIRSNVRTASLIRVTGTHTFDQQMDYHLSIPLLPGVLHRPGTAGAAPIGPTILLAIQGDEDNFSVRYDRARAQANRGGAMPARTKSTIGDVARPDNASADASAAAPAAVPASAPKPFELKKPVKKPAQPQTGEYFDF, from the coding sequence GTGCTAGGTGGAGCCGCGGTGGGCATATGGTTGGGGCAAGATCAGATCATCAGGTTATTCGTGGAGCAAGTCAACCGCTATCTGCGCACGCCGGTGCGGGTTGGGAAAATCGAGTTGTCTTTATTCGATCAGTTTCCGCGGGTCTCTGTCACGTTGCGAGACGTAGTGGTGACGGGTTCGCTGCCGCAGGATACCATTCCGCTGGCGCGCGTCCGGGCGCTATACTGCGCGTTTGACGCCTGGGACATCGTGGCCGGGCGTTACCGCATTCGCTCCGTAACCGTTGCAGATGGCACCGTACAGGTTCGCCTCAACACCCAGGCTGTGCCCAATTACGACGTCATTCGTTACGACACAACCAGTACCAGCGAACAGCCTTTTGCCCTTGATCTGGAGAAAATCCGTGTAAAAAATGTGGCCGTGGTGTATGCCGATGCGTCCCGGCAGCAACGCTATACGGTGCAGGCCCAAGACCTGCGAGCCGCTCTGGCAGTAACAGACACGCGTATCGACATCCAGGCTGAAGGAGCCACGCATGTGCAAGCTATCGAACTGGGAAACGATGCCTATTTTCGAGATAAAGAACTGAAAATCAATACGAAGTTGGCAATTGACCGGCCGGGCCAACGGGTAGCCATTGAGCCATCTGATTTGCAGGTGGGCCAAGCGACCTACCGGGTAAAAGGCAAAGTAGGCTACGCGGCCGAAACCGATCTGGACCTGCGCCTGGACGGCAAAAACACGGATGTGCAGTCTATTATATCGCTATTGCCTCCGCGCATGGCTCGCCACCTGAGCGCGTACTGCAGCCAGGGCGACGTATATTTTGGGGGAACGGTGCGCGGGTTGCTCTCCTCGCGCCACAATCCGCGCCTTGACTTTCGGTTTGGTTGCCGCGATGCGTCCTTTTATCATCCCGAGTTCAAGCAAACCGTCGAGCACGTATTTCTGACGGGCAGCTTCGACAACGGTGCGCAGAACAACGTGCGAACGGCAGTGCTGGCGCTGCAGAATGTGCGCGGCAAGCTTCAGGGCCGCGATTTTAGCGGCAGTCTGCGCTACGCAAACTTTCAGGACCCCACTGTCAACCTCGATCTACGGGCCGATCTCGATGTGGCGCGGGCCTTGCGGTTCTACCCGCTGGCTTCGGTGCGGTCGGCAAGCGGCGACGCCCAGCTGGCGATTCAGCTGACCGGTAACCTGCGCGAGTTCCGGGCCCACCCAGCGACTGCCAGCGTGCAGTCGGCGGGAGAAGTAGTGCTGCGCAACGTGAGCCTGCGCCTGCGCGACCTAAATCAGCCTTTTACCGGCCTGACGGGCAATTTTACGCTTCGGCGCAACGACATAGCCGTGAGCGGTTTCAGCGGTCATCTGGGGCGTTCGGACTTTCAGGCTAATGGGCTGCTGCGCAATGCATTAGCGTGGATGCTGCTGCAGCGACAACAACTCTTGATCGAGGCAAAAATTGCTTCTAACCTTCTTGACTTCGACCAGCTTCTACGGGGGCAATCGGCGACGGTGGCCGGGCGGGCCGGAAGCGGCGGCGAGTACGAATTTCATGTGCAGCCTGATCTGGCCCTTAATATCAACGCGGCGGTGCGCCATGTGCGTTTTCGCCGCTTTCGGGGGCGGGCGTTGCATGGCACAATTCAGCTGCGAAACCAGGTTATTTCCTCGCCTTCGCTGAGCATTGCTGCGGCCGGTGGGCAGGCCAGCGTGCGCGGGACAATTGATGCACGGCAGCCCAACCTGATCAAGGTTAGCACCACGGCTTCGTGCACGCAACTGCCGCTCGACAGCTTGTTTTATGTGTTTGAAGACTTTGGACAGAACTTCATCACAGCCAAGCACTTACGTGGCGCGCTCACCGCTACGGTCGAGTCGGATGTGTACTTAGATCGGCGGCTGAATCCGCTCACAGATCGCTTGGAAGCCGAGGTGCGGGCCACCGTGCGCAACGGCGAACTCAATAACTTCGAGCCGCTGCAAAAGCTTTCGATGGTAGCCAGCAAGGCGCAATTACGGCACCTGCGATTCGCTGAGCTGACCAATAATTTCTACATCCAAAGCCGCACGGTGTACCTGCCCGACATGGACATTCGCTCCAACGTGCGCACGGCCTCGCTGATCCGGGTGACCGGCACGCACACCTTCGACCAGCAAATGGATTATCACCTGTCCATTCCGCTGTTGCCAGGTGTGCTGCACCGGCCGGGAACCGCGGGTGCGGCGCCTATTGGTCCTACCATCCTGCTGGCCATTCAGGGTGACGAAGACAACTTTAGTGTGCGCTACGACCGGGCCAGAGCACAAGCCAATCGCGGTGGTGCTATGCCTGCCCGCACTAAAAGCACGATCGGCGATGTGGCCCGGCCCGATAATGCCAGCGCGGACGCTTCGGCGGCAGCGCCTGCCGCAGTGCCGGCTTCCGCACCCAAACCTTTCGAGCTCAAAAAGCCGGTCAAGAAACCCGCCCAGCCTCAGACCGGGGAATACTTTGACTTCTAA
- a CDS encoding cysteine desulfurase family protein — MQPLIYLDHHATTPCDPHVVEAMLPYFQGQFGNPSSPHFAGSRTADAVQLAREQVANLVGAQPGEVVFTSGATEANNLALLGYARAARATSSRCRIVISAIEHKAISNPAKVLAREGFEVVLAPVNHQGTVDLSAAAQLITTDTLLVSVHAANGEIGTIQPVPQLAHLAHAAGAIMHTDAAQAVGKVPVDMQAWGVDLLSLSGHKLYGPQGIGALVVRSPRRTQLEPLGYGGGQERGWRPGTLNVPGIVGLGAACTRCAGLLATESQSLAALRNIFENAVQAAIPTVRINGNVQARLPHNSSLTFPGIEADALLARLPGLALSMGSACDAGTVEPSATLLAVGLSREDARATVRVGLGRFNTVSELQQAAAQLSMHATNLTELFKAR; from the coding sequence ATGCAGCCTCTTATTTACCTTGACCACCACGCCACTACACCCTGCGACCCACACGTGGTGGAGGCCATGTTGCCCTACTTTCAGGGCCAATTCGGCAATCCATCCTCTCCGCACTTCGCCGGCAGCCGCACGGCTGACGCTGTACAACTCGCCCGCGAGCAGGTAGCAAACTTGGTCGGCGCTCAACCAGGAGAGGTAGTTTTTACCAGTGGCGCCACGGAAGCTAACAACTTGGCCTTGCTGGGATATGCCCGAGCTGCGCGAGCTACCAGCTCCCGCTGCCGCATTGTCATTTCGGCCATCGAGCACAAAGCCATCAGCAACCCCGCTAAAGTGCTGGCCCGCGAAGGCTTTGAGGTAGTATTAGCGCCCGTTAACCACCAGGGAACAGTCGACTTATCAGCCGCCGCTCAGCTTATCACGACGGACACGCTCCTCGTTTCTGTTCACGCAGCTAACGGCGAAATAGGTACTATTCAACCCGTCCCACAGCTAGCTCATTTAGCTCATGCCGCTGGCGCTATTATGCACACGGACGCAGCACAGGCTGTAGGAAAAGTGCCAGTTGATATGCAGGCATGGGGCGTCGACTTACTTTCCCTTAGCGGGCACAAGCTTTACGGTCCCCAAGGCATCGGGGCCCTCGTGGTGCGCAGTCCACGCCGTACCCAGTTAGAACCCTTGGGCTACGGCGGCGGGCAGGAGCGGGGCTGGCGACCTGGTACCTTGAACGTTCCCGGTATTGTCGGCTTAGGCGCTGCCTGCACTCGTTGTGCCGGGCTTTTAGCTACTGAGAGCCAAAGTCTAGCGGCTCTCCGCAACATATTCGAAAATGCCGTACAAGCTGCTATTCCCACCGTTCGCATCAACGGCAATGTGCAAGCACGCCTGCCTCACAACAGCAGCTTAACCTTCCCGGGCATTGAAGCCGATGCTTTGCTTGCTCGTCTGCCGGGCTTGGCTCTCAGCATGGGCTCTGCTTGCGATGCCGGTACCGTCGAGCCATCTGCTACCCTTTTAGCTGTCGGCTTATCACGTGAAGATGCTCGTGCAACAGTTCGAGTAGGCCTAGGGCGATTCAATACAGTTTCTGAACTGCAACAAGCAGCAGCACAACTGAGTATGCATGCCACAAACCTAACCGAACTATTCAAGGCTCGTTAA
- the brxL gene encoding BREX system Lon protease-like protein BrxL, which produces MATNNDDLFGLFDETIPALPRLVHGVDMAALESKVERVFGNVSIDKRRLPASKLQSRGIPGYVAEWVLESKVPGRGPLSAEDATKVLEWAARVVPKADEGNLIRNRLLNGEAVRILTPVQVEVSLTGKKGERVAKLPMIGEERAQIAEHLLESYPALLQQGMWGVAQLLYIRDQGIVITEFQPMQASVDLNRWREARGEFNLAEWRALLLLTMGYNPAAYSPDAQLLVLARLLPLVQKNVHLMELAPKGTGKSYVYENISPLVRLISGGNVSPAVLFVNNQTNQPGILARYAVVVLDEVQTLKFENPAEIVGGLKGYLANGKISRGGKHEMASDCGFVLLANITLDADQRPAKEPIVCELPTFLQETAFLDRIRGLIPGWQVPKLSPLSFAEQSGLKADYFSDILLCLRQELETDAYCARHIQLGPDAYQRNQESVRALASGYMKLLFPNGEVSDADFKKYCVDPAIKLRQGIWDQLYNLDLEYRKYGRYVAP; this is translated from the coding sequence ATGGCCACGAATAATGATGACCTGTTTGGCCTCTTCGACGAGACTATTCCTGCGCTTCCCCGCCTCGTGCATGGGGTCGACATGGCTGCTTTGGAATCGAAGGTGGAACGCGTTTTTGGCAATGTCTCAATTGATAAGCGTCGCCTGCCAGCCTCTAAGCTGCAAAGCCGGGGCATTCCTGGGTATGTAGCTGAGTGGGTACTTGAATCGAAAGTGCCTGGTCGGGGGCCACTGTCAGCCGAAGATGCGACTAAGGTATTGGAGTGGGCAGCCCGCGTAGTGCCCAAAGCCGACGAAGGCAACCTCATCCGTAACCGCCTGCTCAACGGCGAGGCCGTACGTATACTTACCCCTGTGCAGGTAGAAGTAAGCCTGACCGGTAAAAAAGGGGAGCGCGTAGCTAAACTTCCCATGATAGGGGAGGAGCGGGCCCAGATTGCCGAGCACCTCCTCGAATCGTATCCTGCTTTGTTGCAACAGGGCATGTGGGGGGTAGCCCAGCTACTTTACATCCGCGACCAAGGCATTGTCATCACAGAGTTCCAGCCTATGCAAGCTTCTGTTGACTTGAACCGTTGGCGCGAAGCTCGGGGCGAGTTTAATCTTGCGGAGTGGCGTGCTCTACTGCTGCTCACAATGGGCTACAACCCAGCTGCTTACTCACCGGATGCCCAACTATTAGTGTTGGCAAGGCTGCTGCCCCTCGTGCAGAAGAATGTCCACCTTATGGAGCTTGCCCCCAAAGGAACTGGCAAGAGTTATGTTTACGAGAATATTTCGCCCCTTGTGCGTCTTATCAGTGGCGGAAACGTGTCACCAGCGGTGTTGTTCGTCAACAATCAAACCAACCAGCCCGGCATATTGGCCCGCTATGCAGTAGTGGTACTCGATGAGGTGCAGACTCTTAAATTTGAAAACCCCGCTGAAATTGTTGGAGGCCTGAAAGGGTATTTGGCCAACGGTAAAATCTCACGAGGTGGCAAACACGAAATGGCTTCTGACTGTGGGTTCGTGTTACTGGCCAACATCACCCTCGATGCTGACCAACGCCCTGCTAAAGAACCTATAGTGTGTGAATTGCCCACCTTCCTGCAGGAAACGGCTTTCCTTGACCGCATCCGTGGCCTTATTCCTGGTTGGCAAGTCCCCAAACTCTCCCCCCTAAGCTTCGCCGAGCAAAGCGGACTGAAGGCTGATTACTTCAGTGACATTCTACTCTGTTTACGCCAAGAGCTGGAAACTGACGCCTACTGCGCCCGTCACATCCAACTAGGCCCCGATGCTTACCAGCGCAACCAAGAAAGTGTGCGTGCCTTGGCTAGCGGTTATATGAAGTTGCTCTTTCCTAACGGAGAGGTGAGCGATGCCGACTTTAAAAAATATTGCGTAGACCCAGCTATTAAATTGCGGCAGGGCATTTGGGACCAGCTATACAATCTCGATCTCGAATACCGCAAATATGGGCGTTACGTGGCCCCTTAA
- a CDS encoding phosphoribosyltransferase-like protein encodes MPIKGLDISSVRRLKEKFKSKGWDEVDTHDFIFDNFCCLLSFLNEREKELLIELTEEYLWVRNNDYYSLLIYGFELIAKSNLSINKVYILAMISPDDRRKNKIKSANKVAYDCMDFTIGAKIPFFHNVDFQLIHNIDSTLPNPRKMNNSIILMVDDYIGSGETALEALAELEAAKPFNKDKIFILGLVAQQKGIDKIKDAGYNNVFCSVIKNRGITDRFPIPPREDYLKMMGDIETRMGVEDDFRLGKGASEALVTMIKTPNNTFPVFWFEPKKVNSNWKVPFRRKS; translated from the coding sequence ATGCCAATAAAAGGGTTAGATATTAGCTCAGTTCGGCGATTAAAAGAGAAATTTAAAAGTAAAGGATGGGATGAAGTAGATACACACGATTTCATATTCGATAACTTTTGTTGTTTATTATCTTTTTTAAACGAAAGAGAGAAAGAGTTACTTATTGAATTAACGGAAGAATATTTATGGGTAAGAAACAATGACTACTATTCCTTATTAATATATGGATTTGAGTTGATTGCTAAATCTAATTTATCCATAAATAAAGTTTATATATTAGCTATGATCTCACCAGATGACAGAAGGAAGAATAAAATTAAAAGTGCCAATAAGGTCGCTTATGATTGCATGGATTTTACCATCGGCGCTAAAATACCCTTCTTTCACAACGTTGATTTTCAGCTTATTCATAATATAGATTCAACTCTACCGAACCCTAGAAAAATGAATAATTCAATTATACTTATGGTTGATGACTATATTGGTTCAGGGGAAACAGCTTTGGAAGCTTTGGCTGAACTGGAGGCGGCAAAACCTTTTAACAAGGACAAAATATTTATATTAGGGCTAGTCGCCCAGCAAAAGGGTATTGATAAAATTAAAGATGCAGGCTACAATAATGTATTTTGCAGTGTTATCAAGAACAGAGGTATAACAGATAGATTTCCGATTCCACCTAGAGAAGATTATTTAAAGATGATGGGAGATATCGAAACTAGAATGGGTGTAGAAGATGATTTTCGTTTAGGCAAAGGCGCTTCAGAAGCTTTAGTAACAATGATAAAAACTCCTAACAATACTTTCCCAGTTTTCTGGTTTGAGCCCAAAAAGGTTAATAGTAATTGGAAAGTACCTTTTAGAAGAAAAAGTTAA
- a CDS encoding reverse transcriptase family protein: MEWQQYKALLIAEAQAKGYSDEKLLETLDYANNLINKSLPVIYDLKHLSLLVGYKTAYIQRATHRSQFFYRRFEIRKKSGATRVIFEPLPSLKEIQLWILKNILNNCPISKYAKAYVRKKSIKDAARFHKNQKYVVTIDIVQFFEFINYPTVLGKFILMGYSREVSTILTKLCCKNDSLPQGAPTSPSLSNIVFADIDFEISEYCYANNIRYTRYADDLIFSGDLEPKLLIGKIEGILLNNGFILNNSKTRIMRPWQRQIVTGLIVNEKSKVQVPIEARRKLRQEMYYINKFGLDSHLSYTKNYKAKYLIHLLGVAKYMFFINPNDTKVANYIYQLESYINN, encoded by the coding sequence ATGGAGTGGCAGCAATACAAAGCCTTACTTATTGCGGAGGCGCAGGCCAAAGGTTATTCTGACGAAAAGTTATTAGAGACGCTCGACTATGCGAATAATTTAATAAACAAATCTTTGCCTGTAATATATGATCTTAAACATTTATCGCTATTAGTTGGATATAAAACAGCATATATACAAAGAGCGACCCATAGATCGCAATTTTTCTATAGACGTTTTGAGATTAGAAAAAAATCTGGCGCCACTCGGGTTATATTCGAACCTCTTCCAAGCTTGAAAGAAATTCAGCTCTGGATATTAAAAAATATCTTAAATAATTGCCCTATTAGCAAATACGCTAAAGCATACGTCAGAAAAAAGTCGATTAAAGACGCAGCAAGATTTCACAAGAATCAGAAATATGTAGTAACAATTGATATTGTTCAATTTTTTGAATTTATAAATTACCCAACTGTTTTGGGCAAATTTATACTTATGGGCTATAGTCGAGAAGTGTCGACAATTTTAACTAAATTATGCTGTAAGAATGATAGTTTGCCTCAAGGGGCCCCAACTAGCCCATCGCTTTCGAATATCGTTTTTGCTGATATTGATTTTGAAATTTCAGAATATTGTTATGCTAACAATATTAGATACACAAGATACGCAGATGACTTAATTTTTTCAGGTGATCTAGAGCCTAAATTACTCATAGGGAAAATTGAAGGCATTTTACTTAATAATGGCTTTATTTTAAATAATTCAAAGACAAGGATTATGCGCCCTTGGCAAAGGCAAATAGTGACGGGGTTGATCGTAAATGAAAAGAGCAAAGTCCAAGTACCAATCGAAGCCAGAAGAAAGCTAAGGCAAGAAATGTATTATATCAATAAATTTGGCTTAGACTCCCACCTCTCTTACACAAAGAATTATAAAGCAAAATATTTAATCCACTTATTAGGGGTAGCTAAATACATGTTTTTTATTAATCCAAATGATACTAAAGTAGCTAATTATATATATCAATTGGAATCTTATATAAATAATTGA